The Carnobacterium sp. 17-4 genome has a window encoding:
- the jag gene encoding RNA-binding cell elongation regulator Jag/EloR, giving the protein MDKYTAQAETIEEATQKALKKLGITKKEASIEIIDPGRKGIFKIGKKDAVVTITKIAVGSNTKEVFQETAIKEETFSPSSDSIQVETGQEEAPILSEVNHLETDHLSTAINTERNDEQAIKMVADYLQDITQKMGISSTIMVEETKDQVVFHIETEKAGLIIGKHGKVLNALQSLAQVLLHRHAKTKFSAVVNVGDYRERRENALRELAERTALKVRRTKQPVFLEPMPASERKQIHFYLSKDDSVITHSEGNEPHRYLVVESK; this is encoded by the coding sequence ATGGATAAGTACACAGCTCAAGCTGAAACAATAGAGGAAGCTACTCAAAAAGCGTTGAAGAAACTAGGGATCACTAAAAAAGAAGCTTCTATTGAAATAATAGATCCAGGCAGAAAAGGAATTTTTAAAATAGGTAAGAAAGATGCAGTTGTAACAATTACTAAAATTGCAGTAGGTAGCAATACTAAAGAAGTCTTTCAAGAAACAGCTATTAAAGAGGAAACTTTTAGCCCATCATCTGATTCAATCCAAGTTGAAACTGGACAAGAAGAAGCACCTATCTTGTCAGAAGTGAATCATTTAGAAACGGATCATCTTTCTACCGCAATTAATACGGAACGAAATGATGAGCAAGCGATCAAAATGGTGGCAGATTACCTTCAAGACATTACGCAAAAAATGGGTATTTCTAGTACCATAATGGTAGAAGAAACTAAAGATCAAGTTGTTTTTCATATTGAAACAGAAAAAGCGGGTTTGATTATTGGCAAACATGGTAAAGTACTAAATGCTTTACAATCGTTAGCTCAAGTTTTGCTGCATCGTCATGCTAAAACAAAATTTAGTGCTGTTGTGAATGTTGGAGATTACCGTGAACGCCGTGAAAATGCTTTGAGAGAGTTAGCTGAGCGGACTGCCTTAAAAGTTCGACGTACAAAGCAACCTGTATTCTTAGAACCTATGCCTGCTTCGGAAAGAAAACAAATTCATTTTTATTTAAGTAAAGATGATTCTGTTATTACTCATTCTGAAGGCAATGAACCTCACCGTTATTTAGTCGTTGAATCAAAGTAA